In a genomic window of Halobiforma lacisalsi AJ5:
- a CDS encoding PaaI family thioesterase — MTDDLEAAMDGGTDAGPEDVAEFLQYYIDEHQEFLSWIGTTVEDVGAGTMTLAVPYDEKLTNTRPNGDEGRRPDIHGGIAATLIDTVGGLALRTELEDPFAGGVATINLNVNYLRPATGDLVARADVIRAGSSVGVSEVTVRSTTPDGETREVATGQGAYRIFRE; from the coding sequence ATGACGGACGATCTGGAAGCGGCGATGGACGGCGGAACCGACGCCGGCCCCGAAGACGTCGCGGAGTTCCTCCAGTACTACATCGACGAACACCAGGAGTTCCTCTCGTGGATCGGGACGACGGTCGAGGACGTCGGCGCCGGGACGATGACGCTCGCAGTCCCCTACGACGAGAAATTGACGAACACGCGCCCGAACGGCGACGAGGGCCGCCGTCCGGACATCCACGGGGGCATCGCCGCGACGCTGATCGACACCGTCGGCGGGCTCGCGCTCCGGACCGAACTCGAGGACCCGTTCGCCGGCGGCGTCGCGACGATCAATCTCAACGTCAACTACCTGCGACCCGCGACGGGCGACCTGGTGGCGCGAGCGGACGTGATCCGCGCGGGCTCGAGCGTCGGCGTCAGCGAGGTGACCGTCCGGAGCACGACGCCGGACGGCGAGACCCGCGAGGTCGCGACTGGACAGGGTGCGTACCGCATCTTCCGCGAGTAG
- a CDS encoding serpin family protein, producing the protein MSTDIPARRRTFLALTGAVLSAAAGCTSDDSARDGGDETESGTDPENGGFDGYEPPEFPQLEPVTDPESEYDLEMDALAEQVRGNVAFSLAALDELRSEEPEANLFFSPYSISVALAMTYASARDETAAEMAETLRYELAGSGDDDRADLHAAFGALEDEFERRNDDGAEVETPEWAEEDEDDENDGDLGFQLSSANAVWADEGYPFDEAYFDLLETYYGAGEHVVDFAGDPEGAREEINAWVEDRTNDRIEDLLPEDAVTTATRLVLTNAVYFLAAWKHDFDPDATEPGPFTGIDGTETEVELMSQSAELRYAEIDGHQLVELPYANGDTSMVVVLPAEGEFESFERSFTVDRLATLLEETSRSEVDLTMPKFGIESKFSLVETLERLGMKRAFTSEANFGGMVEGDGGLAIDDILHQSFVDVDEEGTEAAAATAVLMAESGPPVQAEMTVDRPFLFYVRDRPTETPLFVGRVVDGETLQEG; encoded by the coding sequence ATGTCGACCGACATCCCCGCCCGCCGACGAACGTTCCTCGCGCTCACCGGTGCAGTGCTCTCCGCGGCCGCCGGCTGTACGAGCGACGACAGCGCTCGAGACGGCGGAGACGAGACCGAGAGCGGTACCGACCCGGAGAACGGCGGCTTCGACGGCTACGAGCCCCCCGAGTTCCCGCAACTCGAGCCGGTCACCGACCCCGAATCCGAGTACGACCTCGAGATGGACGCCCTCGCCGAGCAGGTGCGGGGGAACGTCGCCTTCTCGCTCGCGGCGCTCGACGAACTCCGGTCGGAGGAACCGGAGGCGAACCTCTTTTTCTCGCCGTACAGCATCTCGGTCGCGCTCGCGATGACCTACGCGAGCGCACGCGACGAGACCGCCGCGGAGATGGCGGAGACGCTGCGGTACGAACTCGCGGGAAGCGGGGACGACGACCGTGCGGACCTCCACGCCGCGTTCGGCGCGCTCGAGGACGAGTTCGAGCGCCGCAACGATGACGGGGCCGAGGTCGAGACCCCGGAGTGGGCCGAAGAGGACGAGGACGACGAAAACGACGGCGACCTCGGGTTCCAGCTCTCGAGCGCCAACGCCGTCTGGGCCGACGAGGGCTACCCCTTCGACGAGGCGTACTTCGACCTGCTCGAGACCTACTACGGCGCTGGCGAGCACGTCGTCGACTTCGCGGGGGATCCAGAGGGAGCCCGCGAGGAGATCAACGCGTGGGTCGAGGACCGGACGAACGATCGGATCGAGGACCTGCTCCCGGAGGACGCGGTGACCACGGCGACGCGGCTCGTGCTCACCAACGCCGTCTACTTCCTCGCGGCCTGGAAGCACGACTTCGATCCCGACGCGACCGAGCCCGGCCCCTTCACCGGGATCGACGGGACCGAGACGGAGGTCGAACTGATGTCCCAGAGCGCGGAACTGCGCTACGCCGAGATCGACGGCCACCAGCTCGTCGAACTCCCCTACGCCAACGGCGACACGAGCATGGTCGTCGTCCTCCCCGCCGAGGGCGAGTTCGAGTCGTTCGAGCGCTCGTTCACCGTCGACCGGCTCGCGACGCTGCTCGAGGAGACTTCCCGTTCCGAGGTCGACCTCACGATGCCGAAGTTCGGGATCGAATCGAAGTTCAGCCTCGTCGAGACGCTCGAGCGGTTGGGGATGAAACGCGCATTCACTTCCGAGGCGAATTTCGGCGGCATGGTCGAGGGCGACGGCGGACTGGCGATCGACGACATCCTCCACCAGAGTTTCGTCGACGTCGACGAGGAGGGGACCGAGGCCGCGGCCGCGACGGCCGTCCTCATGGCGGAGTCGGGCCCGCCGGTTCAGGCGGAGATGACCGTCGACCGGCCGTTCCTGTTCTACGTCCGGGACCGGCCGACCGAGACGCCGCTGTTCGTCGGCCGGGTAGTCGACGGCGAGACGTTGCAAGAGGGATAA
- a CDS encoding ABC transporter ATP-binding protein codes for MKITITDLRKRYGDVVALDGPSFAIPSGSTFGVLGTNGAGKTTLFELLVGHDEPDDGTIEVGDLDVQEAGHRVRERVAFLPEHAGFPDAMTGREVLAVHARIRGLDDRERRIEEALETVGLADAADRAVEGYSNGMGRRLGLAATLLPEPPVLVLDEPTAGLDPRGVATFHEIIERIGRETDATVVLSSHVLGEVERLCDEVAILQDGQLRAAGPVDELRADAGDGVTVSIHPAAGAQDRLLEAVGEWADATVTVAANGTAGETEPVEVVCDRETAFDRLSALEGDLIERFEVREPGLEAAFHDAIAGEGNGAIADDEDRSTAEVTAR; via the coding sequence ATGAAGATCACGATCACTGACCTACGGAAGCGGTACGGCGACGTCGTCGCCCTCGACGGGCCCTCGTTTGCGATCCCGTCCGGGTCGACGTTCGGCGTCCTCGGAACGAACGGCGCGGGGAAGACCACCCTGTTCGAGCTCCTGGTCGGCCACGACGAGCCCGACGACGGCACGATCGAGGTCGGCGACCTCGACGTCCAGGAAGCGGGCCACCGGGTGCGCGAACGGGTGGCGTTCCTGCCGGAACACGCCGGCTTCCCCGACGCGATGACCGGCCGCGAGGTGCTCGCGGTCCACGCCCGCATCCGCGGGCTCGACGACCGCGAGCGCCGGATCGAAGAGGCCCTCGAGACCGTCGGGCTGGCCGACGCTGCCGACCGCGCGGTCGAGGGCTACTCCAACGGGATGGGACGTCGGCTCGGACTCGCTGCAACCCTGCTTCCGGAGCCGCCGGTGCTCGTGCTCGACGAACCGACGGCCGGACTCGACCCCCGCGGCGTCGCCACCTTCCACGAGATCATCGAGCGGATCGGCCGCGAGACCGACGCCACCGTCGTCCTCTCCTCGCACGTGCTCGGGGAGGTCGAACGCCTCTGTGACGAGGTCGCGATCCTCCAGGACGGCCAACTCCGGGCCGCCGGCCCGGTCGACGAGTTGCGGGCCGATGCAGGCGACGGCGTCACTGTTTCCATCCACCCGGCCGCGGGCGCACAGGATAGACTCCTCGAGGCGGTCGGCGAGTGGGCCGACGCGACAGTCACCGTAGCTGCAAACGGCACCGCCGGGGAAACCGAACCCGTCGAGGTCGTCTGTGACCGCGAGACGGCCTTCGATCGCCTCTCGGCGCTCGAGGGCGACCTGATCGAGCGGTTCGAGGTCCGGGAGCCGGGTCTCGAGGCGGCGTTCCACGACGCTATCGCGGGCGAGGGCAACGGGGCCATCGCGGATGACGAGGACCGATCGACCGCGGAGGTGACGGCGCGATGA
- the nosD gene encoding nitrous oxide reductase family maturation protein NosD, which translates to MNERYFVLVAAVVLVVAVAGGIVAASDDGADDETVDDWRPDVPDVRDVEEPAGDGVATVDGQEFDSAQAAVDAAEAGDTVVLEGQFEERVTVDTPGVTLEAAERDGAVIDGGEEGTVVEIRADDVTLENVWIRNSGYDKNVDDSGVLVNGSDATLSALRVTDVAFGVWIGDVDGATVEDTLIAGREDVETSQRGNGIHLWETTDAELRNNAITTVRDGIYYQWAEGVHAEGNAMWDMRYGVHYMYSNDNVLEDNVAFDNDVGYALMVSYELTMRDNVAANNDGTSGHGILLKDVEDSTVVGNELVGNGNGLYVYNAQDNRLADNLLLENDVGVHITAGSSGEVVTGNSFIANDEAAFAETNSQTSWNDTDRGNYWADARPVDVDGDGIGDTRYRPAGTVERLVHERPQAAAFAESPAFDAVRMAESSFPVLESPGIVDQRPLAEPAHDNWRDYYEDHDH; encoded by the coding sequence GTGAACGAACGCTACTTCGTCCTCGTCGCCGCGGTCGTGCTCGTCGTCGCGGTAGCCGGCGGCATCGTCGCCGCAAGCGACGACGGGGCCGACGACGAGACCGTCGACGACTGGCGGCCGGACGTGCCCGACGTCCGCGACGTCGAGGAACCCGCCGGCGACGGCGTCGCGACGGTCGACGGCCAGGAGTTCGACTCCGCGCAGGCGGCCGTCGACGCCGCCGAAGCCGGCGATACGGTCGTCCTCGAGGGGCAGTTCGAGGAACGTGTCACCGTCGACACCCCCGGCGTCACGCTCGAGGCGGCCGAACGCGACGGCGCGGTGATCGACGGCGGCGAGGAGGGAACGGTCGTCGAGATTCGGGCCGACGACGTGACCCTCGAGAACGTCTGGATCCGCAACTCCGGCTACGACAAGAACGTCGACGACAGCGGCGTCCTCGTCAACGGCTCGGACGCGACGCTGTCGGCGCTGCGAGTGACCGACGTCGCCTTCGGCGTCTGGATCGGCGACGTCGACGGCGCGACCGTCGAGGACACGCTCATCGCCGGCCGCGAGGACGTCGAGACCTCACAGCGGGGCAACGGCATCCACCTCTGGGAGACGACCGACGCCGAACTGCGGAACAACGCGATCACGACCGTCCGCGACGGCATCTACTACCAGTGGGCCGAGGGCGTCCACGCCGAGGGCAACGCGATGTGGGACATGCGCTACGGCGTCCACTACATGTACTCGAACGACAACGTCCTCGAGGACAACGTCGCCTTCGACAACGACGTCGGCTACGCGCTGATGGTGTCGTACGAACTGACGATGCGGGACAACGTCGCGGCGAACAACGACGGCACGAGCGGCCACGGCATCCTGCTCAAGGACGTCGAGGACAGCACGGTCGTCGGCAACGAACTCGTCGGCAACGGTAACGGGCTGTACGTCTACAACGCCCAGGACAACCGCCTGGCCGACAACCTCCTGCTCGAGAACGACGTGGGCGTCCACATCACCGCCGGTAGCAGCGGCGAGGTGGTGACCGGCAACAGCTTCATCGCCAACGACGAAGCGGCCTTCGCCGAGACCAACTCCCAGACGAGCTGGAACGATACCGACCGGGGCAACTACTGGGCCGACGCGCGCCCGGTCGACGTCGACGGCGACGGAATCGGCGACACCCGATACCGCCCCGCCGGCACCGTCGAACGGCTCGTTCACGAACGCCCGCAGGCGGCCGCCTTCGCCGAGAGCCCGGCCTTCGACGCGGTGCGGATGGCCGAGAGTTCGTTCCCGGTGCTCGAGTCGCCCGGCATCGTCGATCAACGACCGCTCGCCGAACCGGCCCACGACAACTGGAGGGACTACTATGAAGATCACGATCACTGA
- the nosZ gene encoding TAT-dependent nitrous-oxide reductase → MSDTTPTDDRDAIDSETTAEKRDPLFSRIPRRDFMKAGAAAGAMGSLAGCTGLLSDDDDDLAAAGDVDSYVPPGEHDDYYAFLSGGHSGEIRVYGIPSMRQLMRIPVFGRESARGYGYDDRTSEMLEDAGGYSWGDTHHPRVSQTDNDYDGRWAFVNDKANGRMARIDLEYFETDAIVDIPNQQGTHGACCLLPDTKYVFGVGEFRVPMPNDGQDLDDPENYTSTIAAINPETMNVEWEVLVDGNMDNGDGSKQGRWFFATGYNSESATTESGMSASDTDWVKAFDVPAIEDAVEAGEYEEINGVPVVDGTRDSPLNSGDRPIVRYVDVAKSPHGVSVTPDNQYAIASGKLDPTATVIDIEQLAEVDDPNDAIVARPSLGMGPLHTAYDGRGHAYTTLFIDSQVVKWDIEEAVEAYPDDEPEDGDQESPAVVEKIDVHYNPGHLIAAESYTADPQGDWLISLNKLSKDRFLPVGPMHPENDQLIYIGDDEEGMKLVKDTPSYAEPHDASIVSADKLDPAKVYDPEDYDEEYIEPDASDIIREDGHVHVKMHSQRNEFGFQEVTVQEGDEVTFTVTNIEQTPDVLHSLAIPEHDVNIKLAPQETREVTFTADEPGVYWMYCAFFCSALHLEMRSRLIVEPAE, encoded by the coding sequence ATGTCCGATACTACGCCGACCGACGACCGAGACGCGATCGATTCCGAGACGACAGCCGAAAAGCGGGATCCGCTGTTCTCGCGGATTCCCCGCCGGGACTTCATGAAAGCGGGTGCGGCCGCCGGGGCGATGGGATCGCTGGCCGGCTGTACCGGCCTGTTGAGCGACGACGACGACGATCTCGCCGCAGCGGGCGACGTCGATTCCTACGTCCCGCCGGGCGAGCACGACGACTACTACGCGTTCCTCTCGGGTGGCCACTCCGGCGAGATTCGCGTCTACGGGATCCCGTCGATGCGCCAGTTGATGCGTATCCCGGTATTCGGCCGGGAGAGCGCCCGCGGCTACGGCTACGACGACCGTACCAGCGAGATGTTAGAGGACGCGGGCGGCTATTCGTGGGGTGACACCCACCACCCGCGCGTCAGCCAGACCGACAACGACTACGACGGCCGCTGGGCGTTCGTCAACGACAAGGCCAACGGCCGGATGGCCCGTATCGACCTCGAGTACTTCGAGACCGACGCCATCGTCGACATTCCGAACCAGCAGGGAACCCACGGGGCGTGTTGCCTGCTGCCGGACACGAAGTACGTCTTCGGCGTCGGCGAGTTCCGCGTCCCGATGCCCAACGACGGGCAGGACCTCGACGACCCGGAGAACTACACGTCGACCATCGCCGCGATCAACCCCGAGACGATGAACGTCGAGTGGGAAGTGCTGGTCGACGGCAACATGGACAACGGGGACGGCAGCAAGCAGGGGCGGTGGTTCTTCGCAACCGGCTACAACAGCGAGAGCGCCACCACCGAAAGCGGGATGTCCGCCTCGGACACCGACTGGGTGAAGGCCTTCGACGTCCCTGCAATCGAAGACGCCGTCGAGGCCGGCGAGTACGAGGAGATCAACGGCGTCCCCGTCGTCGACGGCACTCGCGACAGCCCTCTGAACTCCGGGGACCGACCGATCGTCCGCTACGTCGACGTCGCGAAGAGCCCACACGGCGTCAGCGTCACGCCGGACAACCAGTACGCGATCGCAAGCGGCAAACTCGACCCGACCGCGACGGTCATCGACATCGAGCAACTCGCGGAGGTCGACGACCCCAACGACGCCATCGTCGCCCGGCCGAGCCTCGGGATGGGGCCGCTGCACACTGCCTACGACGGCCGCGGCCACGCCTACACGACGCTGTTCATCGACTCGCAGGTCGTCAAGTGGGACATCGAGGAGGCCGTCGAGGCCTACCCCGACGACGAACCCGAGGACGGGGACCAGGAGTCGCCCGCCGTCGTCGAGAAGATCGACGTCCACTACAACCCCGGGCACCTGATCGCCGCCGAGTCGTACACGGCAGACCCGCAGGGCGACTGGCTGATCTCGCTGAACAAGCTCTCGAAGGATCGGTTCCTCCCGGTCGGGCCGATGCACCCCGAGAACGACCAGCTGATCTACATCGGGGACGACGAGGAAGGGATGAAACTCGTCAAGGACACGCCGTCCTACGCCGAGCCCCACGACGCCTCGATCGTGAGCGCGGACAAACTCGATCCCGCGAAGGTCTACGATCCCGAGGACTACGACGAGGAGTACATCGAGCCGGACGCCTCCGATATCATCCGCGAGGACGGCCACGTCCACGTGAAGATGCACTCCCAGCGCAACGAGTTCGGCTTCCAGGAGGTGACCGTCCAGGAGGGCGACGAGGTGACCTTCACCGTCACGAACATCGAGCAGACGCCCGACGTGCTCCACTCGCTGGCGATCCCGGAACACGACGTCAACATCAAGCTCGCGCCACAGGAGACGCGCGAGGTGACCTTCACTGCCGACGAACCCGGCGTCTACTGGATGTACTGTGCGTTCTTCTGTAGCGCGCTCCACCTCGAGATGCGCTCGCGACTGATCGTCGAACCCGCGGAGTGA
- a CDS encoding ABC transporter permease → MTDGNLDSDFDSDFDSDSDHAVQPDGGYGTAPAAALESETGRETGSGVWYRQLLVVAETEYRLAVRGRWAIALTAIFAAFALGLTTFSGSSVSPQGFERTVASLAVLAVYLVPLVALAVSYDAVVGREESGWLQTLFALPVDRAWLVVGTALGRAVVLASATIIGFGVAGGFLVREHGLGGADAYVIFLLASVGLGLAFLAVGVLVSTLAREKTHALGLSLLVWAWFVLVHDLLGLGLIAALDLSETAVSALLLANPTGVFRALVLGSLGASGDAGFASILAQSGLSTGVLAAALLAWIVLPVGIAALAIRRRRL, encoded by the coding sequence ATGACCGACGGCAACCTCGATTCCGATTTCGATTCCGATTTCGATTCCGATTCCGACCACGCGGTCCAGCCCGACGGCGGCTACGGCACGGCTCCCGCCGCCGCTCTCGAGAGCGAGACGGGCCGGGAAACGGGTTCGGGCGTCTGGTACCGACAGCTGCTGGTCGTCGCGGAGACCGAGTACCGGCTCGCGGTCCGGGGCCGGTGGGCGATCGCGCTGACGGCTATCTTCGCGGCCTTCGCGCTCGGGCTGACGACGTTCAGCGGCTCGAGCGTCAGCCCGCAGGGGTTCGAACGGACGGTCGCCAGCCTGGCCGTGCTCGCGGTGTATCTCGTCCCGCTGGTCGCGCTCGCGGTCAGCTACGACGCCGTCGTGGGCCGCGAGGAGAGCGGCTGGCTCCAGACGCTGTTCGCCCTGCCGGTCGACCGCGCCTGGCTCGTCGTCGGAACGGCACTCGGGCGAGCCGTGGTCCTCGCGAGCGCGACGATCATCGGCTTCGGCGTCGCGGGCGGGTTCCTCGTACGCGAGCACGGGCTCGGCGGCGCGGACGCGTACGTGATCTTCCTGCTTGCAAGCGTCGGACTCGGGCTCGCCTTCCTCGCGGTGGGTGTCCTGGTCTCGACGCTGGCCCGTGAGAAAACCCACGCACTCGGGCTCTCGCTTCTGGTCTGGGCGTGGTTCGTCCTCGTCCACGACCTGCTCGGGCTGGGGCTGATCGCGGCGCTCGATCTCTCGGAAACGGCAGTGTCGGCGCTGTTGCTCGCCAACCCGACCGGCGTCTTCCGGGCGCTCGTGCTCGGTTCGCTGGGGGCCAGCGGCGACGCCGGGTTCGCAAGCATTCTCGCCCAGTCGGGGCTCTCGACTGGCGTGCTCGCGGCCGCACTGCTCGCCTGGATCGTCCTGCCGGTCGGGATCGCGGCGCTCGCGATCAGGAGGCGGCGCCTATGA
- a CDS encoding cytochrome P450: MVDHSRAEGTTGGERAPVHETEPPTYEGLPVIGNTHQLVRQQDGLFEAAARRGDVVRLRLLGIGDFYQVNRPDLVEQVLVEDRDRFRKATMSQEDLGDLLGQGLVLSEGDLWERQRSRIQPAFYMDRIADYADAMTAAVRDAADDWAGSPVVSVEDEMKALTLRILAESMFGSEIAYEERGIPETVRDLQEPGQPTKQPVARMVPKWVPIPMWRRYKRGIREMEALIEDLVERRRAQGLEDRDDLLSRLLTGTDEDGETMSERLLRDELMTFLFAGHETTATALTFTWLLLSQHPSVFDRLTAELDAVLEDEYATFADLSDLEYTEAVLRESMRLYPPVPSIPRETTEELTLGSYALPAGATVAPMQWTIHRDERFWDEPRSFEPERFAGDDGDRPQFAYFPFGGGPRRCIGQQFALVEGTLILATLARQYRPELVSDPDVDLSVSITTRPLDPIEMRVKPRD; encoded by the coding sequence ATGGTCGACCACTCTCGAGCCGAGGGAACGACGGGGGGAGAGCGCGCGCCTGTCCACGAAACGGAGCCACCGACGTACGAGGGGTTGCCCGTGATCGGCAACACCCACCAGCTGGTCCGCCAGCAGGACGGCCTGTTCGAGGCCGCCGCTCGCCGGGGTGACGTCGTCCGTCTGCGGCTCCTGGGGATCGGCGACTTCTACCAGGTGAACCGCCCGGATCTGGTCGAACAGGTCCTCGTCGAGGATCGGGACCGCTTCCGCAAGGCGACGATGAGCCAGGAGGACCTGGGCGACCTGCTCGGACAGGGGCTCGTCCTCAGCGAGGGCGACCTCTGGGAGCGACAGCGCAGCCGGATCCAGCCGGCGTTCTACATGGACCGGATCGCCGACTACGCCGACGCGATGACCGCCGCGGTCCGCGACGCCGCCGACGACTGGGCCGGTTCGCCGGTCGTCTCCGTCGAGGACGAGATGAAGGCGCTGACGCTCCGGATCCTCGCGGAGTCGATGTTCGGCTCGGAGATCGCGTACGAGGAGCGAGGGATCCCCGAAACGGTCCGGGACCTCCAGGAACCCGGCCAGCCGACCAAGCAGCCGGTCGCCAGGATGGTCCCGAAGTGGGTCCCGATCCCGATGTGGCGACGGTACAAACGCGGGATCCGCGAGATGGAGGCGCTCATCGAGGACCTCGTCGAACGCCGCCGGGCGCAGGGCCTCGAGGACCGCGACGACCTGCTCTCGCGGCTGCTGACCGGCACCGACGAGGACGGCGAGACGATGTCCGAACGGCTTCTGCGGGACGAACTGATGACGTTTCTCTTCGCCGGCCACGAGACGACGGCGACCGCGCTCACCTTCACCTGGCTGTTGCTCTCACAGCACCCGTCGGTCTTCGACCGGCTCACGGCGGAACTCGACGCCGTCCTCGAGGACGAGTACGCGACGTTCGCGGACCTGTCGGACCTCGAGTACACGGAGGCGGTGTTGCGCGAGTCGATGCGGCTCTACCCGCCGGTGCCTTCGATCCCGCGGGAGACCACCGAGGAGCTCACGCTCGGCTCGTACGCGCTGCCGGCCGGGGCGACCGTCGCGCCGATGCAGTGGACGATCCACCGCGACGAGCGGTTCTGGGACGAGCCGCGGTCGTTCGAGCCCGAACGGTTCGCCGGAGACGACGGGGACCGGCCGCAGTTCGCGTACTTCCCGTTCGGCGGCGGCCCGCGGCGGTGTATCGGCCAGCAGTTCGCTCTCGTGGAAGGAACGTTGATCCTCGCGACGCTCGCCCGCCAGTACCGGCCGGAACTCGTCTCGGATCCGGACGTCGACCTCTCGGTGAGCATCACCACCCGGCCGCTCGACCCGATCGAGATGCGAGTCAAGCCGCGGGACTGA
- a CDS encoding nitrous oxide reductase accessory protein NosL, whose translation MTGDGWTRRRFLAGGALAAAFAGCLGDDGDDAEPPAEPIDLTEGQACDVCGMTIVDHYGPAGQLFYADGKPDDRDGPAWFDSVTELVAYHEGRRERGWELREGFVTDYSTVDYDLLERDDGGDSEGESETYISSHASREAFAEVTAVEYVVGSDVFGAMGEDHLPFSDSDEAAAFAEEHGGDVMSWEELPSPNA comes from the coding sequence ATGACGGGCGACGGCTGGACCCGCAGGCGGTTCCTCGCCGGCGGCGCCCTCGCGGCAGCCTTCGCCGGCTGTCTGGGCGACGACGGCGACGACGCGGAGCCGCCGGCGGAGCCGATCGATCTGACCGAGGGCCAGGCCTGTGACGTCTGCGGGATGACGATCGTAGACCACTACGGCCCCGCTGGACAACTGTTCTACGCCGACGGGAAGCCCGACGACCGCGACGGCCCCGCCTGGTTCGACAGCGTCACCGAACTGGTCGCCTACCACGAGGGACGTAGAGAGCGCGGCTGGGAGCTTCGGGAGGGGTTCGTCACCGACTACTCGACGGTCGACTACGACCTGCTCGAGCGCGACGACGGGGGCGACAGCGAGGGCGAAAGCGAGACGTACATCTCGAGTCACGCTTCCCGCGAGGCGTTCGCCGAGGTCACGGCCGTCGAGTACGTGGTCGGCAGCGACGTCTTCGGTGCGATGGGCGAGGATCACCTGCCGTTCTCCGACAGTGACGAAGCGGCGGCGTTCGCCGAGGAACACGGTGGCGACGTCATGTCGTGGGAGGAATTGCCGTCGCCGAACGCCTGA